Proteins encoded in a region of the Paenibacillus sp. W2I17 genome:
- a CDS encoding nitroreductase family protein → MSTIQSKFQKTNDFNEITYGRRSVKLYDPEVKISREEMTEILSEASRAPSSINLQPWRFLVVDTAEGKEKLAPLARFNQNQVLTSAAVIGVFIDMNNVEYMDEIFGKAVELGYMPQDIKDMQLKTVMPYYEKMAASDLRDVNLIDAGLASMQLMLAARAHGYDTNPIGGYEKDQIAEAFGMDKERYQPVMLISIGKSAKEGHPSYRLPVETITTWA, encoded by the coding sequence ATGAGTACAATTCAAAGCAAATTCCAAAAAACCAATGATTTTAACGAAATTACCTACGGTCGCCGTTCTGTTAAACTTTACGATCCTGAAGTGAAAATTAGCCGTGAAGAGATGACAGAAATTCTGTCCGAAGCTTCCCGTGCACCATCTTCGATCAATTTGCAGCCTTGGCGTTTTCTGGTTGTTGATACGGCTGAAGGTAAAGAAAAGCTTGCTCCACTTGCGAGATTTAATCAAAATCAAGTGTTGACTTCTGCCGCTGTTATTGGCGTATTTATTGATATGAACAACGTTGAATACATGGATGAGATTTTTGGTAAAGCTGTAGAACTTGGTTACATGCCACAAGACATTAAGGATATGCAGCTCAAAACTGTAATGCCTTATTACGAAAAGATGGCTGCTTCCGATCTTCGCGACGTTAACCTGATCGATGCTGGCCTTGCTTCAATGCAATTGATGCTTGCTGCACGTGCTCATGGTTATGACACCAACCCAATTGGTGGTTATGAGAAAGATCAAATTGCAGAAGCATTTGGCATGGACAAAGAGCGTTATCAACCCGTTATGTTGATCTCGATCGGTAAATCGGCCAAAGAAGGTCACCCTTCCTACCGTCTGCCTGTAGAAACCATCACAACTTGGGCATAA
- a CDS encoding putative quinol monooxygenase, whose protein sequence is MIIIHAHLQVKPDQEQAFLASAKELIAATRQEEGNISYDLAKSTEHEQQYTMIELWKDEAATASHNTSAHFQAFVQQAAAFMAAPMNVEVFAGEQVKA, encoded by the coding sequence ATGATTATCATTCACGCTCATCTGCAAGTTAAACCGGACCAAGAGCAAGCATTCCTCGCATCTGCGAAAGAACTGATTGCTGCAACACGCCAAGAAGAAGGTAACATCAGCTACGACCTGGCAAAAAGCACAGAACACGAACAACAATACACGATGATCGAGCTGTGGAAAGATGAAGCTGCTACAGCTTCCCACAACACAAGCGCGCATTTCCAAGCTTTTGTTCAACAAGCAGCAGCATTCATGGCCGCTCCAATGAACGTTGAAGTATTTGCTGGAGAACAAGTTAAAGCATAA